In Vibrio sp. FE10, the following are encoded in one genomic region:
- the nudE gene encoding ADP compounds hydrolase NudE, whose translation MTKRTKPEILAQQTVAQSKLFSIESLDLRFSNGVERTYERMKPSGRNAVMIVPITEQGDILLVREYAAGTERYELGFPKGLIDPGEQPNEAAVRELKEEIGFGANKLTPLKEVILAPSYFSSKMTLFIAEELYPEKLEGDEPEPLDIVRWPLAQAEELLTHLDFCEARSITALLLALRVLNNN comes from the coding sequence ATGACAAAAAGGACCAAGCCAGAAATTTTGGCTCAACAAACTGTCGCTCAATCAAAACTATTCTCTATCGAGTCTCTCGATTTACGCTTTTCCAACGGTGTAGAGCGTACCTACGAACGCATGAAGCCTAGCGGCCGCAACGCAGTAATGATAGTTCCGATTACTGAGCAGGGCGATATTCTGCTGGTGCGTGAATACGCAGCGGGTACTGAACGCTATGAACTCGGCTTCCCAAAAGGACTGATTGATCCCGGCGAACAGCCAAATGAAGCCGCGGTTCGTGAACTAAAAGAAGAAATTGGCTTTGGCGCTAATAAACTCACGCCTTTAAAAGAAGTGATTCTCGCACCCTCTTATTTCTCTAGCAAAATGACGCTGTTTATCGCAGAAGAACTCTACCCAGAGAAGCTAGAAGGTGATGAGCCAGAACCACTAGACATTGTCCGCTGGCCACTTGCTCAAGCCGAAGAACTGTTAACGCATCTCGACTTCTGTGAGGCTCGCAGCATTACAGCCCTACTATTAGCCCTTCGTGTATTAAACAATAATTAG
- the gspK gene encoding type II secretion system minor pseudopilin GspK: MTHRTNKRIATRSALGRKQRGVALIIILMLLAIMATIAGSMSERLFTQFKRVGNQLNYQQAYWYSIGVEALVQDGIRQSYKDSDTVNLSQPWALEEQVYPLDYGQVSGRIVDAQACFNLNALAGVTTTSSNQTPYLITVWQTLLENQDVEPYQAEVIANSSWEFVDSDTRTTSSSGVEDSTYEAMKPSYLAANGLMADESELRAVYQVTGEVMNKVRPFVCALPTDDFRLNVNTLTEKQAPLLEAMFAPGLSESDAKQLIDKRPFDGWDTVDAFMAEPAIVGVSAEVSKKAKAYLTVDSAYFELDAEVLVEQSRVRIRTLFYSSNRETVTVVRRRFGGISERVSDRSTE; the protein is encoded by the coding sequence ATGACTCATCGAACTAACAAGCGTATAGCAACAAGGTCAGCCTTGGGACGCAAACAGCGTGGTGTCGCACTGATCATTATTTTGATGCTATTGGCGATCATGGCCACCATTGCTGGCAGCATGTCTGAACGTTTATTTACCCAATTCAAGCGGGTTGGTAATCAATTGAATTACCAACAGGCCTACTGGTATAGCATTGGTGTGGAAGCGCTTGTACAAGACGGCATTAGGCAAAGCTACAAAGACAGTGATACCGTGAACCTAAGCCAACCATGGGCGTTAGAGGAGCAGGTGTACCCATTGGATTATGGGCAAGTCTCAGGTCGAATCGTTGACGCTCAGGCGTGTTTTAATCTCAATGCCTTGGCTGGCGTAACAACGACTTCAAGTAACCAGACACCTTATTTAATCACGGTTTGGCAAACCTTATTGGAAAACCAAGACGTTGAGCCTTATCAAGCTGAGGTTATCGCAAATTCCAGCTGGGAGTTTGTTGATAGTGATACCCGCACTACCTCTTCGTCTGGCGTAGAAGACAGCACCTATGAAGCGATGAAGCCATCTTATCTGGCGGCGAATGGCTTAATGGCGGATGAATCCGAGTTACGAGCGGTTTATCAGGTCACTGGTGAGGTGATGAATAAGGTTCGCCCATTTGTTTGTGCGCTACCCACTGATGATTTCCGATTGAATGTGAATACACTGACGGAAAAACAAGCCCCTTTATTGGAAGCGATGTTTGCTCCAGGCTTGAGTGAATCGGATGCCAAACAGCTGATAGACAAGCGCCCATTCGATGGTTGGGATACGGTCGACGCATTTATGGCTGAACCTGCTATTGTTGGCGTGAGTGCCGAAGTCAGCAAAAAAGCGAAAGCATATTTAACTGTAGATAGCGCCTATTTTGAGCTAGATGCAGAGGTATTAGTTGAGCAGTCACGTGTACGAATACGGACGCTTTTCTATAGTAGTAATCGAGAAACAGTGACGGTAGTACGCCGTCGTTTTGGAGGAATCAGTGAGCGAGTTTCTGACCGTTCGACTGAGTAG
- the cysQ gene encoding 3'(2'),5'-bisphosphate nucleotidase CysQ — MPITKDLSHLLPPVIEIARSAGQLILEIYEKKDYEEFTKSDDTPVTSADLAAHKLILKKLSELTPDIPVLSEEDADISLEQRSQWDRYWLVDPLDGTQEFIARSGDFATIIALIEHNKPVMGVVYAPVSGVSYYAYSGKGAWKIPDLNDSVKIKTHRHELPNQSIAMAISRRQDINRITNRMSSAWNYDLVPLGSAALKACLVAEGAVDCYLRIGPTGEWDTAATQCIVEEAGGRILSTQLEPLSYNERDTLENPNFIVLGDADLPWAEILQGKD, encoded by the coding sequence ATGCCAATAACAAAAGATTTGTCTCACCTCCTCCCTCCAGTCATTGAGATTGCTCGATCGGCTGGACAGCTCATCTTAGAGATCTATGAGAAAAAGGATTACGAAGAGTTCACCAAGAGTGATGACACTCCGGTAACCAGTGCTGATCTTGCTGCGCATAAGCTGATATTAAAAAAACTCAGTGAGCTAACGCCTGATATTCCCGTATTATCCGAAGAAGATGCCGACATCAGCCTAGAGCAACGCTCTCAATGGGATCGCTACTGGTTGGTTGATCCACTCGATGGTACGCAGGAATTCATCGCAAGAAGTGGTGATTTCGCGACAATTATCGCCCTAATTGAGCATAACAAACCAGTTATGGGCGTCGTGTACGCGCCTGTTTCAGGTGTGAGCTATTACGCTTACAGTGGCAAAGGTGCTTGGAAGATCCCAGACCTTAATGACAGTGTGAAGATTAAGACACACCGCCACGAACTGCCAAACCAATCCATCGCGATGGCGATAAGTCGTCGCCAAGACATCAATCGCATCACTAACCGCATGAGCTCTGCTTGGAATTACGACTTAGTTCCTCTAGGTTCAGCAGCACTTAAGGCATGTTTAGTCGCAGAAGGTGCTGTGGATTGTTATCTACGTATTGGGCCAACCGGAGAGTGGGATACAGCGGCAACCCAGTGCATTGTTGAAGAAGCCGGAGGCCGAATCCTAAGCACTCAATTAGAGCCGCTCTCTTACAATGAAAGGGATACTCTAGAGAATCCAAACTTCATTGTGCTTGGTGATGCAGACCTACCTTGGGCAGAAATCTTACAAGGTAAAGACTAA
- the gspG gene encoding type II secretion system major pseudopilin GspG, with amino-acid sequence MKNKMKKQSGFTLLEVMVVVVILGVLASFVVPNLLGNKEKADQQKAITDIVALENALDMYKLDNSVYPTTDQGLDGLVTKPSSPEPRNYRDGGYIKRLPNDPWGNEYQYLSPGDNGTIDIFTLGADGQEGGEGIAADIGNWNMQDFQ; translated from the coding sequence ATGAAAAATAAAATGAAAAAACAGTCAGGCTTTACCCTATTAGAAGTCATGGTTGTTGTCGTTATCCTTGGTGTTTTAGCAAGCTTTGTTGTACCTAACCTTTTGGGCAACAAAGAGAAAGCAGATCAACAAAAAGCCATTACTGATATCGTGGCGTTAGAAAACGCGTTAGACATGTATAAGTTGGATAACAGCGTTTACCCAACAACGGATCAAGGCCTTGATGGATTGGTAACAAAGCCAAGCAGCCCAGAGCCTCGTAACTACCGTGACGGTGGCTACATTAAGCGTCTGCCTAACGACCCATGGGGCAATGAGTACCAATACCTAAGCCCAGGTGATAACGGTACTATCGATATCTTTACGCTTGGTGCTGATGGCCAAGAAGGTGGTGAAGGTATCGCTGCGGATATCGGTAACTGGAACATGCAAGATTTCCAATAA
- the gspH gene encoding type II secretion system minor pseudopilin GspH, with product MKTKQTQPGFTLIEILLVLVLLSVTAVAVISTIPTNSKDVAKKYAQSFYQRIQLLNEEAILSGLDFGVRVDEKKSTYVLMTLKSDGWQETEFEKIPSSTELPEDLALTLTLGGGAWEDDDRLFNPGSLFDEDMFADLEEEKKPKPPQIYILSSAETTPFTLSFYPNTGDTVQDGWRIRVLDNGVIRLLEPGEEDEEE from the coding sequence GTGAAAACTAAGCAAACACAGCCAGGTTTCACCTTGATTGAGATTCTTTTGGTGTTGGTACTACTGTCAGTAACGGCGGTCGCGGTGATCTCGACCATCCCTACCAATAGCAAAGATGTTGCTAAAAAATACGCTCAAAGCTTTTATCAGCGAATTCAGCTACTCAATGAAGAGGCTATTTTGAGTGGCTTAGATTTTGGTGTTCGTGTTGATGAAAAGAAATCGACCTACGTTTTGATGACTTTGAAGTCTGATGGTTGGCAAGAAACTGAGTTCGAAAAGATCCCTTCTTCAACTGAATTACCAGAAGACCTCGCACTGACGCTAACACTCGGTGGTGGTGCGTGGGAAGACGACGATCGCCTTTTTAATCCGGGAAGCTTATTTGATGAAGATATGTTTGCGGATCTTGAAGAGGAAAAGAAGCCAAAGCCACCACAGATCTACATCTTGTCGAGTGCTGAAACGACACCGTTTACGCTTTCTTTCTACCCAAATACCGGTGATACCGTGCAAGATGGCTGGCGTATTCGAGTGTTAGATAATGGTGTGATTCGATTGCTAGAGCCGGGAGAAGAAGATGAAGAGGAATAA
- the nfuA gene encoding Fe-S biogenesis protein NfuA — MSNITITETAQTHFANLLSQQPEGTNIRVFVVNPGTQNAECGVSYCPTDAIEASDTKLSFEAFSAYVDELSLPFLDEAEIDFVTDKMGSQLTLKAPNAKMRKVSDDATLIERVEYAIQTQVNPQLAGHGGHVSLVEITEEGAAIVAFGGGCNGCSMVDVTLKEGIEKELLQQFEGELTAVRDATEHDRGEHSYY, encoded by the coding sequence GTGTCAAATATTACTATTACAGAAACCGCTCAAACTCATTTTGCCAATCTGCTGTCACAGCAGCCTGAAGGTACAAACATTCGTGTGTTCGTGGTAAACCCAGGTACGCAAAACGCTGAGTGTGGTGTTTCTTACTGCCCAACAGATGCTATCGAAGCGTCTGACACAAAGCTTTCTTTTGAAGCTTTCTCTGCATATGTCGATGAGCTAAGCCTACCATTCTTAGATGAAGCTGAAATTGACTTCGTTACAGACAAAATGGGCTCTCAACTTACACTTAAAGCACCAAACGCGAAGATGCGTAAAGTATCAGACGACGCAACGTTGATAGAGCGTGTTGAGTATGCAATCCAAACACAAGTAAACCCACAGCTTGCTGGCCACGGCGGTCACGTTAGCCTAGTAGAGATCACTGAAGAAGGTGCGGCTATCGTTGCATTCGGCGGCGGTTGTAACGGTTGTTCTATGGTTGATGTAACGCTTAAAGAAGGCATCGAGAAAGAACTTCTTCAACAATTCGAAGGTGAATTGACTGCCGTTCGTGATGCAACTGAGCATGATCGCGGTGAGCATTCTTACTACTAA
- the bioH gene encoding pimeloyl-ACP methyl ester esterase BioH, with protein MSDALYWHVSGQGPDLVLVHGWGMNGAVWQQTVNALEADFRVHVVDLPGYGHSAHCHAQDLEEIAQQLIVDAPKQAIWVGWSLGGLVATHMALHHSDYVSKLVTVASSPKFAAAKEPVLWRGIQSNVLTAFTEQLVEDFQTTIERFMALQAMGSPSARQDVKQLKQAVLSRPLPNPDSLLAGLKMLSDVDLREQLPQISVPMLRLYGRLDGLVPIKVAKDLGAALPHTEQYIFTQSSHAPFMTEADAFYSELISFAQK; from the coding sequence ATGAGTGACGCGTTATATTGGCATGTTTCAGGACAAGGACCCGATTTGGTACTGGTCCACGGCTGGGGAATGAACGGTGCGGTATGGCAACAAACCGTGAATGCGCTAGAAGCTGATTTTCGAGTACATGTGGTGGATTTACCGGGGTATGGACATAGCGCGCATTGCCACGCTCAAGATCTCGAAGAGATTGCTCAACAACTGATTGTCGACGCTCCTAAGCAAGCGATTTGGGTGGGTTGGTCGCTGGGTGGGTTGGTCGCAACACACATGGCTCTCCATCACTCAGACTACGTGAGCAAACTGGTGACTGTCGCCAGCTCCCCTAAATTCGCCGCCGCAAAAGAACCCGTATTATGGCGAGGCATTCAGTCAAACGTATTAACCGCATTCACCGAGCAACTGGTTGAAGATTTTCAGACCACCATCGAACGCTTTATGGCGCTGCAGGCCATGGGCAGCCCTTCTGCAAGGCAAGATGTTAAACAACTCAAGCAAGCCGTGCTTTCACGTCCGTTGCCAAATCCTGACTCTTTATTGGCTGGCTTAAAGATGCTGTCTGATGTCGACCTACGTGAACAATTACCTCAGATTTCAGTACCGATGCTGCGCTTGTATGGTCGACTGGATGGTTTAGTGCCAATAAAAGTCGCCAAGGATTTGGGCGCCGCACTGCCTCATACCGAGCAATACATCTTTACTCAGTCCTCGCATGCGCCATTTATGACTGAAGCGGATGCCTTCTACAGTGAACTGATCAGCTTTGCGCAAAAATAA
- a CDS encoding type II secretion system protein M — protein sequence MRNMIEPLQAWWTSISQREQRLVVGCSVLLVLGVVYWGVLQPLSLRAELAQSRIQSEKQLLTWVTDKANQVVELRGNGGISASQPLNQSVPASMRRFNIELIRVQPRGEMLQVWIKPVPFSKFVDWLTYLKEKQGVEVEFMDIDRSDSPGVIEINRLQFKRG from the coding sequence ATGAGAAATATGATTGAACCACTCCAAGCGTGGTGGACTTCAATAAGTCAAAGAGAGCAACGATTAGTCGTTGGTTGCTCAGTTTTATTGGTGTTGGGTGTCGTTTATTGGGGGGTATTACAGCCACTCAGTCTGCGAGCTGAACTGGCACAAAGCCGCATTCAAAGTGAGAAGCAACTTCTGACTTGGGTAACGGACAAGGCCAATCAAGTGGTTGAACTACGAGGCAACGGTGGCATCAGTGCCAGTCAGCCTTTAAACCAATCTGTACCTGCCTCTATGCGCCGTTTTAATATCGAGCTGATACGCGTGCAACCACGTGGTGAGATGCTGCAAGTGTGGATTAAGCCTGTGCCCTTTAGTAAGTTCGTTGACTGGCTGACATACCTGAAAGAAAAGCAGGGTGTTGAGGTTGAGTTTATGGATATTGATCGTTCTGATAGCCCCGGGGTTATTGAGATCAACCGACTACAGTTTAAACGAGGTTAA
- the gspJ gene encoding type II secretion system minor pseudopilin GspJ translates to MWSTKSMLLIKNSSLTKSMSANKRTPRKQGLSSKGRGFTLIEVLVSIAIFATLSMAAYQVVNQVQRSNELSIERSARLNQLQRSLVILDNDFRQMAVRKFRTNGEEASSKLILMKEYLLDSDSVGIMFTRLGWHNPQQQFPRGEVTKVGYRIKEETLERVWWRYPDTPAGQEGVITPLLDDVESFEIEFYDGSRWGKEWQTDKSLPKAVRLKLTLKDYGEIERVYLTPGGTLEQADDASSNDSSGSSEGNNDSSN, encoded by the coding sequence ATGTGGTCAACTAAGAGCATGTTGTTAATTAAGAACAGCTCGTTAACTAAAAGCATGTCGGCAAATAAGCGTACGCCGCGTAAACAAGGTCTATCTTCAAAAGGGAGAGGCTTTACCCTAATTGAAGTCTTGGTCTCGATTGCTATCTTTGCCACGCTAAGCATGGCGGCTTATCAGGTGGTTAATCAGGTACAGCGAAGCAACGAGCTCTCAATCGAGCGCAGTGCCCGTTTGAATCAACTGCAACGTAGTTTGGTTATTTTAGATAATGATTTTCGCCAGATGGCGGTGCGAAAATTTCGTACCAATGGTGAAGAAGCATCATCTAAGCTGATCTTAATGAAAGAGTATTTACTGGATTCCGACAGCGTTGGGATCATGTTTACTCGCCTAGGTTGGCACAACCCACAACAGCAGTTTCCTCGCGGTGAAGTCACGAAAGTTGGCTACCGCATCAAAGAAGAAACACTTGAGCGTGTATGGTGGCGTTACCCAGATACGCCTGCAGGCCAAGAAGGTGTGATTACCCCTTTGCTTGATGATGTCGAAAGCTTTGAAATTGAGTTTTATGACGGGAGTCGCTGGGGTAAAGAGTGGCAAACCGATAAGTCCCTGCCGAAAGCGGTGAGGCTCAAGCTGACACTGAAAGACTATGGTGAGATAGAGCGTGTTTATCTCACTCCAGGTGGCACCCTAGAGCAGGCCGATGATGCTTCAAGTAATGACTCTTCAGGCAGTAGTGAGGGGAATAATGACTCATCGAACTAA
- a CDS encoding ComF family protein has protein sequence MLSDWLQKHTPRLVIPQCHLCKLDKSPHDAHPRWCHDCLNLFEPVPRCQRCGLKTLTTVEQCGQCLSQPPPWHRLYCVGDYTFPTARYIQQMKYSDKFWFARDLSKLLASRIDHPAPLITSVPLHWTRYIQRSFNQSQLLANYTAQELGVKSDVLFRRNRATLSQQGLTKSIRLSNLNGAFTFLHRDFEATDYPHIAIIDDVVTTGSTVYQLCQLLLEVGVKRIDIYCICRTPEPSG, from the coding sequence ATGTTATCTGATTGGCTACAAAAACACACACCACGGCTGGTCATACCTCAATGTCACCTATGTAAATTGGATAAATCCCCCCATGATGCTCATCCGCGATGGTGTCATGATTGTCTTAATCTCTTCGAGCCAGTACCGCGCTGCCAGCGGTGTGGCTTAAAAACCCTCACTACCGTCGAACAATGTGGTCAGTGCCTATCTCAACCTCCGCCATGGCATCGTCTCTATTGCGTGGGCGATTACACCTTCCCAACCGCGCGCTATATTCAGCAGATGAAGTATTCCGATAAGTTTTGGTTTGCTCGCGATCTGTCTAAGTTACTAGCCTCACGCATTGACCATCCAGCCCCGCTGATTACCAGTGTCCCTTTACATTGGACTCGATACATTCAACGCAGCTTTAACCAAAGCCAGTTATTGGCAAACTATACCGCTCAAGAATTAGGGGTGAAAAGTGATGTATTGTTTCGGCGAAATCGCGCCACGCTTTCTCAACAAGGGTTAACCAAGTCTATAAGGTTGAGTAACCTGAATGGTGCTTTCACGTTTCTTCATCGCGACTTTGAAGCGACTGATTATCCTCACATTGCAATAATTGATGATGTTGTAACCACAGGCAGTACAGTGTATCAATTATGCCAATTACTACTTGAAGTGGGCGTGAAAAGGATTGATATTTACTGTATCTGCCGCACTCCTGAGCCCTCTGGATAA
- the gspL gene encoding type II secretion system protein GspL, with translation MSEFLTVRLSSEPQSPVPWLVWSTSQQEVIASGELSSWEQLDELTPYAEKRSCIALLPGNECLIKRVEIPKGAARQFDSMLPFLLEDEVAQDIEDLHLTILDKDASHATVCGVDREWLKQALEQFREANIVFRKVLPDTLAVPFEEQGISALQINQHWLLRQGNYQAVSIGEAWLPMFLQSDWVVAGEEDQATTIFSYTAMPSDDVQQQSGVEWQAKPAELVMSLLSQQAIISSVNLLTGTFKTKSSFSKYWRVWQKVAIAACLLVAVIVTQQVLKVQQYEAQAEAYRAESERIFRAVLPGKQRIPTVSYLKRQMNDEAKKYGGSGEGDSLLGWLALLPETLGQVKSIEVESIRYDGNRSEVRLQAKSSDFQHFETARVKLEEKFVVEQGPLNRNGDAVFGSFTLKPHQ, from the coding sequence GTGAGCGAGTTTCTGACCGTTCGACTGAGTAGCGAACCACAAAGCCCTGTGCCGTGGTTAGTTTGGTCGACAAGCCAACAAGAAGTGATAGCAAGTGGCGAACTGTCTAGCTGGGAACAGCTCGATGAGCTAACGCCTTACGCTGAAAAGCGCAGCTGTATCGCTTTATTGCCGGGAAATGAATGCTTAATTAAGCGTGTTGAGATCCCGAAAGGTGCTGCTCGCCAGTTCGACTCTATGCTGCCGTTTTTGTTAGAAGACGAAGTGGCACAAGATATCGAAGACTTACATCTGACCATTTTAGATAAAGACGCGAGTCACGCTACCGTGTGTGGTGTCGATCGTGAATGGCTAAAACAGGCTTTAGAGCAGTTTCGTGAAGCCAATATTGTCTTCCGTAAGGTGCTGCCAGATACACTCGCTGTACCTTTTGAAGAACAAGGTATCAGTGCGTTGCAGATAAACCAGCATTGGCTACTGCGCCAAGGAAACTATCAAGCGGTATCGATCGGCGAAGCATGGTTACCGATGTTCCTGCAAAGTGACTGGGTTGTCGCTGGTGAGGAAGATCAAGCGACGACAATTTTCAGCTACACCGCGATGCCGAGCGACGACGTTCAGCAGCAAAGTGGTGTGGAGTGGCAGGCTAAGCCTGCGGAATTGGTGATGTCTTTATTGAGTCAGCAAGCGATCATAAGCAGCGTAAATTTACTGACTGGCACCTTTAAAACCAAATCTTCATTCAGTAAATATTGGCGTGTTTGGCAGAAAGTGGCGATTGCTGCTTGTTTGCTGGTGGCCGTGATTGTGACTCAACAAGTGTTGAAGGTTCAGCAGTATGAAGCGCAAGCCGAAGCTTACAGAGCTGAGAGTGAACGTATTTTTAGAGCTGTGCTGCCAGGTAAACAACGAATTCCGACAGTAAGCTACCTTAAGCGTCAGATGAATGATGAAGCTAAGAAATACGGTGGCTCAGGCGAGGGTGACTCCTTACTCGGATGGCTAGCGCTATTGCCAGAAACCTTAGGCCAAGTGAAATCGATCGAAGTTGAAAGCATTCGTTATGATGGCAACCGTTCTGAGGTTCGACTTCAGGCTAAAAGCTCTGACTTCCAACACTTTGAGACCGCAAGGGTGAAACTCGAAGAGAAGTTTGTCGTTGAGCAAGGGCCATTGAACCGTAATGGCGATGCCGTATTTGGCAGCTTTACTCTTAAACCCCATCAATAA
- a CDS encoding type II secretion system protein N, which translates to MKRGLSFKYGLLFSVIFIVFFSVSLLLHLPAAFALKHAPAVRGLSIEGVEGTVWQGRANNIAWQRVNYGSVQWDFQFSKLFQAKAELAVRFGRNSDMNLSGKGRVGYSMSGAYAENLVASMPARNVMKYAPAIPVPVSIAGQVELTIKHAVHAQPWCQSGEGTLAWSGAAVDSPVGSLDLGPVIADITCEDNTVAAKGTQKSEQVDSEFSASVTPNQSYTSAAWFKPGAEFPSAMQSQLKWLGNPDSQGKYQFTYQGRF; encoded by the coding sequence GTGAAACGCGGTTTATCTTTCAAATATGGCCTGTTATTCAGCGTCATTTTTATCGTTTTCTTCTCGGTAAGTTTGTTGCTGCACTTGCCCGCTGCTTTTGCTCTCAAGCATGCGCCCGCTGTGCGTGGTTTAAGTATTGAAGGCGTTGAGGGCACCGTTTGGCAAGGTCGCGCTAACAATATTGCTTGGCAGCGTGTCAATTACGGCTCAGTGCAGTGGGACTTCCAGTTCTCTAAACTATTCCAAGCTAAAGCTGAGCTCGCGGTTCGCTTTGGTCGTAACAGCGATATGAACTTATCCGGTAAAGGGCGTGTCGGGTACAGCATGAGCGGTGCTTACGCGGAAAACTTAGTGGCATCCATGCCAGCAAGAAACGTGATGAAATATGCGCCGGCTATCCCAGTCCCCGTTTCTATTGCAGGGCAAGTTGAACTGACGATCAAACACGCAGTTCATGCTCAGCCTTGGTGCCAATCGGGTGAAGGTACGCTTGCTTGGTCTGGTGCCGCAGTCGACTCGCCAGTGGGTTCATTAGACCTTGGCCCTGTGATTGCGGATATTACCTGTGAAGACAACACCGTTGCAGCTAAAGGCACTCAGAAGAGTGAGCAAGTGGACAGTGAGTTTTCAGCGAGTGTAACGCCAAATCAAAGCTACACCTCGGCGGCATGGTTTAAGCCGGGTGCGGAATTCCCGTCAGCGATGCAGAGCCAGCTTAAGTGGTTGGGCAATCCCGACAGCCAGGGTAAATATCAGTTTACCTACCAAGGTCGTTTTTAA
- the gspI gene encoding type II secretion system minor pseudopilin GspI, which yields MKRNNRSPYRSRGMTLLEVLVALAIFATAAISVIRAVTQHINTLSYLEEKTFAAMVVDNQMALVMLHPEKLKKAQGTQELAGREWFWKVTPIDTSDNLLKAFDVSAATSKKASPVVTVRSYVVN from the coding sequence ATGAAGAGGAATAACCGTTCTCCTTATCGTTCTCGAGGAATGACTCTGCTTGAAGTATTGGTTGCGCTCGCTATCTTCGCTACGGCGGCGATCAGTGTGATTCGTGCTGTCACCCAGCACATTAATACACTCAGCTATCTAGAAGAAAAAACCTTCGCAGCAATGGTCGTTGATAATCAAATGGCCTTAGTGATGCTGCATCCTGAGAAGCTTAAAAAAGCACAGGGCACGCAAGAGTTAGCGGGAAGAGAATGGTTCTGGAAGGTGACTCCCATCGATACCAGCGATAATTTATTAAAGGCGTTTGATGTGAGTGCGGCAACCAGCAAGAAAGCGTCTCCAGTCGTTACGGTGCGCAGTTATGTGGTTAATTAA